Proteins from a genomic interval of Treponema succinifaciens DSM 2489:
- the purD gene encoding phosphoribosylamine--glycine ligase: MKVIVVGNGGREHTIAWKLAQSNIIEEVICVPGNGGTAFEKKCRNIDFSKCEYLNGITGNDAYIKVAKENNCELAVIGPENPLAEGLADLFWNAGIPTVGPKFQAAQLEASKDLAKGFMHKYNVACAKSKTFTSKEEALIYIKEQGAPIVVKADGLAAGKGVVVAKTLEEAENAVEQLMDGSIAGEAGKKLVIEEYLRGTEISILAAVSVTKEFSEQGKSCIVPFLSARDHKRLFDGAKGPNTGGMGAIAPVDDATPAIISQFEKNILEPTLKGLESENYDYRGFIFFGLMLTEDGPKCLEYNVRLGDPETQAVLPLMDFDFASLCKSITDGSLKDFKLEWKKGYQVAPVAVSGGYPKSYKKGYNIIINEEKVNESNAKVFIAGAMENRRSQSPDDTKLVTSGGRVLACSAYGTTFDEAWKNAYEAMSGIKFNDMFYRKDIGLPGAAESN, encoded by the coding sequence ATGAAAGTTATTGTTGTAGGAAATGGCGGACGAGAGCATACAATTGCATGGAAGTTAGCACAAAGCAATATTATTGAAGAAGTAATTTGTGTTCCAGGAAACGGCGGAACAGCCTTCGAAAAAAAATGCAGAAACATTGATTTTTCAAAATGCGAATATCTTAACGGCATTACAGGAAACGATGCGTACATAAAAGTTGCAAAGGAAAACAACTGTGAGCTTGCCGTTATCGGGCCGGAAAATCCGCTTGCAGAAGGACTTGCAGATTTATTTTGGAACGCAGGGATTCCAACTGTAGGACCAAAGTTTCAGGCAGCGCAACTTGAAGCAAGTAAAGACCTTGCAAAAGGATTCATGCACAAATACAACGTTGCCTGCGCAAAAAGCAAAACTTTCACTTCAAAAGAAGAAGCTCTTATATATATAAAAGAGCAAGGCGCGCCGATTGTTGTAAAGGCGGACGGACTTGCAGCCGGAAAAGGTGTTGTAGTTGCAAAGACTTTAGAGGAAGCTGAAAACGCAGTTGAGCAGCTTATGGACGGCTCTATCGCTGGAGAAGCCGGAAAAAAACTCGTAATTGAAGAATATCTTCGCGGAACTGAAATTTCAATTCTTGCGGCTGTAAGCGTTACAAAAGAATTTTCAGAGCAAGGAAAATCCTGCATAGTTCCATTCTTAAGCGCAAGAGACCACAAAAGGCTTTTCGACGGCGCAAAAGGTCCTAACACAGGCGGAATGGGCGCAATTGCTCCTGTTGATGACGCAACTCCTGCAATAATTTCCCAGTTTGAAAAAAATATTCTTGAACCAACATTAAAAGGTCTTGAGTCTGAAAATTATGACTACCGCGGATTTATTTTCTTCGGACTCATGCTTACAGAAGACGGACCAAAGTGCCTCGAATACAATGTGCGCCTTGGAGATCCTGAAACACAGGCTGTGCTTCCGCTCATGGACTTTGACTTTGCAAGCCTCTGCAAATCCATAACTGACGGTTCTTTAAAAGATTTCAAGCTTGAATGGAAAAAAGGATACCAAGTTGCTCCAGTCGCAGTAAGCGGCGGTTATCCAAAATCCTATAAAAAAGGATACAACATTATAATCAATGAAGAAAAAGTAAATGAATCCAATGCAAAAGTTTTTATAGCCGGCGCAATGGAAAACAGAAGAAGCCAAAGCCCGGACGACACAAAACTTGTAACTAGCGGCGGACGCGTTTTAGCCTGCTCTGCTTATGGAACGACTTTTGACGAAGCTTGGAAAAATGCCTATGAAGCAATGAGCGGAATAAAATTCAACGATATGTTCTACAGAAAAGACATAGGACTTCCGGGAGCCGCTGAATCTAATTAG
- the pyrH gene encoding UMP kinase, which translates to MTTKVLSVGGSIIAPDKPDENFLFEFSSMICSWLSENKDARLILVAGGGGPARNYQNSYKAVSEKFDENQKKLSAFEDSEKLNYACDWIGIMATRLNAQLLKTVFGPLCSQDVVTDPTKVSDFTGRILIASGWKPGFSTDNDAVLLAERFEADTVVNLSNIEKVYTDDPRKNPDAKPIDNISWSDFRKMVGDEWVPGKNCPFDPIASKKAQELGLKVICAGGKNIGNIKAVLDGKNYIGTTIS; encoded by the coding sequence ATGACTACAAAAGTTTTAAGCGTAGGCGGTTCAATAATTGCGCCTGACAAACCAGATGAAAATTTTCTTTTTGAATTCAGCAGCATGATTTGTTCTTGGCTTTCTGAAAACAAAGATGCACGTCTTATTCTTGTAGCTGGCGGCGGCGGACCTGCAAGAAACTATCAGAACTCATACAAAGCGGTTTCTGAAAAATTTGATGAAAACCAGAAGAAACTTTCAGCATTTGAAGATTCAGAAAAACTTAACTATGCCTGCGACTGGATTGGCATAATGGCAACTCGGCTCAATGCTCAGCTTTTAAAAACTGTATTCGGACCTTTGTGTAGCCAAGATGTTGTAACAGATCCTACAAAAGTCAGCGACTTTACAGGAAGAATTCTTATTGCTTCCGGTTGGAAACCTGGATTTTCAACAGACAATGACGCAGTTCTTCTTGCAGAGAGGTTTGAAGCAGACACAGTTGTAAACCTTTCAAACATCGAGAAAGTGTACACAGACGATCCGCGCAAAAATCCTGATGCAAAACCAATCGACAATATCTCTTGGAGCGATTTTAGAAAAATGGTTGGAGACGAATGGGTTCCGGGAAAAAACTGTCCGTTTGATCCAATCGCTTCAAAAAAAGCACAGGAGCTTGGCTTAAAAGTTATTTGCGCAGGCGGAAAAAACATCGGGAATATAAAAGCAGTTCTTGATGGAAAAAATTACATAGGAACAACAATTTCGTAA
- a CDS encoding glucosaminidase domain-containing protein, producing the protein MKKIQLPIFIFCLLLTAVSCVSTKGHKEISRNLSDQGIKSEKQLYNFFMSANPSADKKEVARLAALYIEEANAEGINSDCAFVQMCLETGFLRFGNLVTPQMHNYCGLGAIDAEHPGETFATEQLGVRAHIQHLHAYATKDIPLNNECIDTRYKYVNPRGKSPTIEGLAGTWAADKSYAVKLEQLLVRLESF; encoded by the coding sequence ATGAAAAAAATTCAATTGCCGATTTTTATATTTTGTCTTTTGCTAACAGCAGTTTCATGCGTTTCAACAAAAGGACACAAAGAAATTTCAAGAAATCTTTCTGATCAAGGAATAAAATCAGAAAAGCAGCTTTATAATTTTTTTATGAGCGCAAATCCTTCAGCAGACAAAAAAGAAGTTGCACGGCTTGCAGCTCTTTATATTGAAGAAGCAAATGCGGAAGGAATAAACAGCGACTGTGCTTTTGTTCAAATGTGCCTAGAAACTGGATTTTTAAGATTCGGAAATCTTGTTACGCCGCAAATGCACAATTACTGCGGACTTGGCGCAATCGATGCAGAGCATCCAGGCGAAACTTTTGCAACGGAACAACTCGGAGTAAGAGCGCATATTCAGCACCTTCACGCTTATGCGACAAAAGATATTCCGCTGAACAACGAATGTATTGATACTCGGTATAAGTATGTGAATCCGCGCGGAAAATCTCCAACAATAGAAGGTCTTGCAGGAACTTGGGCGGCAGACAAAAGCTACGCTGTAAAGCTTGAGCAGCTTTTAGTTCGCCTTGAATCTTTTTAA
- a CDS encoding acyl-CoA carboxylase subunit beta, which yields MASNYNLEKQHAKGKFHAIERINNLCDKDSFYEIYSAARHTCTSFGMDKKEIPYDGVITGFGKINGKKVAIYAQDFTVQGGSLGKVHGQKIAELIDKAIMAKCPVIGLNDSGGARIQEGVDALCGYGELFYQNVRASGTVPQISIIVGPCAGGAVYSPGITDFIFAVDTISQMFITGPKVVKSVLSLDISAEDLGGASIHAQKSGVAHFRASSEPECYEAVRKLLDYIPHYYGEEIVAEAKFKFDEKKKAKKIAEALPEESKKGYDIRNVIDCVVDDDSFFEVMKEFAQMAVVGFAKIEGKSVGVVANNPAVWGGLLNCDASDKIARFVRYCDAYNVPLVTFVDVPGFLPGPDEEQKGIIRHGAKVIYAYSEATVPKVTVITRKAYGGAYIAMCSKHLGADFVYAWPKAEIAVMGAEGALGILYAKEMKDPAQAALVAQKSQEYKDTIMTPTIAAQRDYISEIINPEETRQRVARSLEFLAQKTQNSSPAKKHGNIPL from the coding sequence ATGGCTTCTAATTATAATCTTGAAAAACAGCACGCAAAGGGAAAATTTCACGCTATTGAAAGAATCAACAATCTTTGCGACAAAGACTCATTTTATGAAATTTATTCAGCGGCGCGTCATACTTGCACAAGCTTTGGAATGGACAAAAAAGAAATTCCTTATGACGGTGTAATTACTGGCTTTGGAAAAATCAACGGAAAAAAAGTTGCCATTTATGCTCAGGATTTTACAGTTCAGGGCGGCTCGCTTGGAAAAGTTCATGGACAGAAAATTGCGGAGCTCATTGATAAGGCGATTATGGCAAAGTGTCCGGTTATCGGTCTTAATGATTCAGGCGGAGCTCGTATTCAGGAAGGTGTTGATGCTCTTTGCGGCTATGGCGAGCTTTTTTATCAGAATGTGCGCGCATCTGGAACTGTTCCGCAGATTTCAATTATTGTAGGACCTTGCGCTGGCGGTGCTGTTTATTCACCGGGAATCACTGATTTTATTTTTGCAGTTGACACAATCAGCCAGATGTTTATCACTGGACCAAAAGTTGTAAAAAGTGTTCTTTCGCTTGATATTTCCGCGGAAGATTTGGGCGGTGCTTCTATTCATGCTCAGAAAAGCGGCGTTGCCCATTTTAGAGCTTCCTCAGAGCCAGAATGCTATGAAGCTGTAAGAAAACTTTTGGACTACATTCCGCATTATTACGGCGAAGAAATTGTTGCTGAAGCTAAATTCAAGTTTGACGAAAAGAAAAAGGCAAAGAAAATTGCAGAAGCTCTTCCAGAAGAAAGCAAAAAAGGCTACGACATCCGCAATGTAATTGACTGCGTTGTTGATGATGACAGTTTCTTTGAAGTGATGAAAGAATTTGCTCAGATGGCAGTTGTCGGCTTTGCAAAAATTGAAGGAAAATCTGTTGGTGTTGTTGCTAACAATCCGGCTGTCTGGGGTGGACTTTTGAACTGCGATGCTTCTGATAAGATTGCGCGCTTTGTTCGTTACTGCGACGCTTATAATGTTCCGCTTGTTACTTTTGTTGATGTTCCGGGATTCTTGCCCGGCCCTGATGAAGAGCAAAAGGGAATTATCCGTCATGGAGCAAAAGTAATTTACGCATACAGCGAAGCGACTGTTCCAAAAGTTACAGTTATTACACGCAAGGCTTACGGCGGAGCTTACATTGCAATGTGCTCAAAGCATCTTGGCGCGGACTTTGTCTATGCCTGGCCAAAAGCTGAAATTGCTGTAATGGGTGCGGAAGGTGCTCTTGGAATTCTTTATGCAAAGGAAATGAAAGATCCAGCTCAGGCTGCTCTTGTTGCCCAGAAATCTCAGGAGTATAAAGATACAATTATGACTCCGACAATTGCTGCTCAGCGTGATTATATCAGCGAAATTATAAATCCTGAAGAAACAAGACAACGTGTTGCCCGCAGCCTTGAATTCCTTGCTCAAAAAACACAGAATTCATCTCCTGCAAAAAAACACGGAAACATTCCTCTTTAA
- the hflC gene encoding protease modulator HflC: protein MAKQNKFYLRLAAFVAAVVILLAAGPFYIVNEGDQAVVTRFGQIVKSCTSTGLYFKIPFLDVVTFYPAKILSLEGDQARIPTKENQFIIVDTTSRWKISDPALFYQSFKTLDAAYNKLSDVIDSSTRTIITRNRLSEIVRSSNLINEEKDSADSNQLAGIEGEDSAEIEALVNVNSNNESVSKGRSALCQEMADDARKMVGEYGIELIDIVPRQIKYSDELTESVYNRMIKERNQVAQAYRSLGEGKKSEWLGKLENEKRTIESEAYRKSEETKGKADAEAAAIYTQSYTRDPKFYEFWKSLESYKNTIGNFDVTYSTKMDYFKYLYSSDGKRQ, encoded by the coding sequence ATGGCAAAACAGAATAAATTTTATCTTAGACTTGCGGCATTTGTTGCTGCCGTTGTGATTTTGCTTGCGGCAGGTCCTTTTTATATCGTGAACGAAGGTGATCAGGCTGTTGTTACAAGGTTTGGTCAGATTGTAAAATCCTGCACTTCTACCGGGCTTTATTTTAAGATTCCTTTTCTTGATGTTGTTACTTTTTATCCTGCAAAAATTCTTTCGCTTGAAGGTGATCAGGCCCGCATTCCCACAAAGGAAAATCAGTTTATAATTGTGGACACTACAAGCCGCTGGAAAATTTCAGATCCTGCGTTGTTTTATCAGTCGTTCAAGACTTTGGATGCGGCGTACAACAAGCTTAGCGATGTAATTGATTCTTCAACTAGGACAATTATCACACGCAACCGGCTTAGCGAAATTGTAAGAAGCAGCAATCTTATAAACGAAGAAAAAGACAGTGCGGATTCAAATCAGCTTGCAGGAATCGAAGGCGAGGACAGCGCGGAAATTGAAGCTTTGGTGAATGTGAATTCAAACAACGAAAGTGTTTCCAAGGGAAGAAGCGCACTTTGCCAGGAAATGGCTGACGATGCAAGAAAAATGGTTGGCGAATATGGAATCGAATTGATTGACATTGTTCCGCGCCAGATAAAATATTCTGACGAGCTTACAGAAAGCGTTTACAACAGAATGATTAAGGAGCGCAACCAAGTGGCCCAGGCGTACCGTTCTCTTGGCGAAGGAAAAAAATCCGAGTGGCTTGGAAAGCTTGAAAACGAAAAGCGTACGATAGAATCAGAAGCCTACAGAAAAAGCGAGGAGACAAAAGGAAAGGCTGATGCGGAAGCCGCGGCAATTTACACTCAGTCTTACACGCGTGATCCTAAGTTCTACGAGTTCTGGAAAAGTCTTGAGTCGTACAAAAATACAATTGGCAATTTTGATGTTACCTACAGCACAAAAATGGACTACTTTAAATATTTGTATAGTTCAGATGGGAAACGTCAATGA
- a CDS encoding transglutaminase domain-containing protein translates to MAILKSYANLLRSSPLARTISWIIVVASAIFIFGILGRNVKRKPVIDSIIPMIGSPGDEMTIEGSGFGDSRGTSSVEIAGSKITASGYSLWSDKKIKFIIPPNAQDGLVIVGTSAGKSEPAFFANENGIPVAAIASPITSIPVITSISAESAVTGQTIIIRGINFGSSKGKSKVYFTANRDETSSLHSSEQNENQDKNNIFIPATETDFDYIAWTDSEISVKIPDGASSGSVFIETPHGTSAAKKINVNFPYGKKQYSNRRTYVIQIAADISNHVASQESSILLYIPKPAVSSFQPFVELNEVYPEPFIVDDAFDIIHNKQLNKITNNKQRFSQTFIVSTFGIKGNFNPKNLGQYKDKGGILYTKNTSADACVPSDSKAVSSLIETIVGREKNPYRQAKLIYNFMTENYEVSEKVRTGNISPLDLIRRKKGDAYDFAILYTALCRAAGIPSVPVAGILAQDKSNVTPHWWTEIYFEGYGWLPVDVSLGAGLPFSSFIEIADPKEFYFGNLDNQHIAFSRGWHQIKQSSLNSKIVYRPRTYALQSLWEEAGDKTSSYSSLWNNPVIQGIY, encoded by the coding sequence TTGGCAATTTTAAAATCTTATGCGAATCTCCTTAGAAGTTCTCCGCTGGCAAGAACAATAAGCTGGATAATTGTTGTTGCTTCCGCAATTTTCATATTTGGAATTTTGGGACGCAATGTAAAACGCAAGCCGGTGATAGATTCAATAATTCCGATGATTGGCTCGCCGGGCGATGAAATGACAATAGAAGGCAGCGGCTTTGGAGATTCAAGAGGCACTTCAAGCGTAGAAATTGCAGGCTCAAAAATCACTGCAAGCGGATATTCACTTTGGTCGGACAAAAAAATCAAATTTATAATTCCGCCAAATGCGCAGGACGGACTTGTAATCGTAGGAACTTCGGCAGGAAAATCAGAGCCTGCTTTTTTTGCAAATGAAAACGGAATTCCAGTCGCAGCAATTGCATCTCCTATAACTTCAATTCCTGTAATCACATCAATTTCCGCAGAAAGCGCAGTTACCGGTCAGACAATAATAATCCGCGGAATAAATTTCGGATCTTCAAAAGGAAAATCAAAAGTTTACTTTACAGCGAACCGGGACGAAACTTCATCTTTACATAGCTCGGAACAAAATGAAAATCAGGACAAAAACAACATTTTCATTCCGGCAACCGAAACTGACTTTGACTACATAGCCTGGACAGATTCTGAAATTTCTGTGAAGATTCCAGACGGAGCTTCAAGCGGATCAGTCTTTATAGAAACACCGCACGGAACAAGCGCGGCAAAAAAAATAAATGTGAATTTTCCTTATGGAAAAAAGCAATATTCAAACAGAAGGACTTACGTAATTCAGATTGCCGCCGATATTTCAAATCACGTTGCTTCTCAAGAAAGTTCTATTTTGCTTTACATTCCAAAGCCAGCGGTTTCTTCGTTCCAGCCGTTTGTTGAACTGAATGAAGTTTATCCAGAGCCGTTTATAGTTGACGACGCTTTTGACATAATTCACAACAAGCAACTGAACAAAATTACAAACAACAAGCAAAGATTCAGCCAGACATTCATTGTGAGCACTTTCGGAATAAAAGGAAATTTCAACCCAAAGAATCTAGGACAGTACAAAGACAAAGGCGGAATTTTGTACACAAAAAACACTTCCGCGGATGCTTGTGTTCCGTCGGATTCAAAAGCAGTTTCTTCGCTTATTGAAACAATTGTCGGACGCGAAAAAAATCCGTACAGGCAGGCAAAACTCATTTACAATTTTATGACGGAAAATTATGAAGTTTCTGAAAAAGTCCGCACAGGAAATATTTCGCCGCTTGATTTAATCCGCAGAAAAAAAGGCGACGCTTACGACTTTGCAATTCTTTACACGGCTTTGTGCAGAGCGGCAGGAATTCCTTCAGTTCCAGTGGCAGGAATTCTTGCGCAGGACAAGTCAAATGTAACTCCGCATTGGTGGACAGAGATTTACTTTGAAGGATACGGATGGCTGCCCGTTGATGTTTCTCTTGGAGCCGGACTTCCATTTTCTTCATTTATTGAAATAGCTGATCCAAAAGAATTTTATTTTGGCAATCTTGACAATCAGCATATAGCGTTCAGCAGAGGCTGGCATCAGATAAAGCAGTCATCTTTAAACAGTAAAATTGTTTACAGACCGCGCACTTATGCTTTACAATCTTTATGGGAAGAAGCTGGGGACAAAACTTCAAGCTACAGTTCTTTATGGAACAATCCTGTTATTCAAGGAATTTACTAA
- a CDS encoding NAD-binding protein — MNIMIIGAGFTGVQLAKRLINEGNIVKIIESNEDIVEHVSNRLDCQVINADGNNLQVLEELEIGKMDALVTLTDSDEINMITCSLVDAVYPDVLKIARVRNYAYYANTNTTARQHAETFKGNHRPLYGIDYMIHPDVEAAQAIVKAVEHGAISDIVDFGENGDFEIIALQIEKGSKLDGAALKNIRSLTDKKFLIVYQETKEKDSDNMISALPSGETILNAGDRIGIIIEKENIPFILELCGIKTDAIKKIALVGIGRIGTIVADKIIEKDKVSFLKKIFTGTKNISQTFTIIDSDKNLCKEAEKKFPQAQIFNADITDDVFIEEEGIQKYNLVICATHNHELNMVVSAYLESLGVEKTIALVAQSQFGNIARKLGVDVAIPMRDTLVDSIISHLHGKSVTGIHTVSNGAFEIVECDLPSSSKFIGKQLKDIASPGEYLILLVKKIGSEKFELPQGNTTFSVGDHLVIIEKTGDKKILEKFSK; from the coding sequence ATGAACATAATGATAATCGGTGCAGGCTTTACTGGAGTTCAGCTGGCAAAACGCCTTATAAACGAAGGCAACATTGTAAAAATAATCGAAAGCAACGAAGACATTGTTGAGCACGTAAGCAATCGTCTTGACTGCCAAGTTATAAATGCGGACGGAAACAATCTTCAAGTTTTGGAAGAGCTTGAAATTGGAAAAATGGATGCGCTTGTAACTTTGACTGACAGCGATGAAATCAACATGATTACCTGTTCCCTTGTGGACGCCGTTTATCCAGACGTACTGAAAATTGCGCGTGTAAGAAACTACGCCTACTATGCAAACACAAACACAACAGCTCGCCAGCACGCGGAAACTTTCAAGGGAAATCACCGTCCGCTTTACGGAATTGACTACATGATTCATCCTGATGTAGAAGCCGCTCAGGCAATTGTAAAAGCTGTTGAGCATGGAGCAATAAGCGACATTGTTGATTTTGGTGAAAACGGAGATTTTGAAATCATTGCGCTTCAAATTGAAAAAGGAAGCAAACTCGATGGAGCCGCGTTAAAAAACATCCGCTCGCTTACAGACAAAAAATTTCTTATAGTTTATCAGGAAACAAAAGAAAAAGATTCAGACAACATGATTTCAGCCCTGCCATCCGGCGAAACAATTTTAAATGCAGGAGACAGAATCGGAATCATAATTGAAAAAGAAAACATTCCATTTATACTTGAGCTTTGCGGAATCAAGACAGACGCAATAAAAAAAATCGCTCTGGTTGGAATCGGAAGAATCGGAACAATCGTAGCAGACAAAATTATCGAAAAAGACAAGGTTTCATTTTTAAAAAAAATTTTCACTGGAACAAAAAATATTTCGCAGACATTCACAATCATAGACAGCGACAAAAATCTTTGCAAGGAAGCTGAAAAAAAATTTCCGCAGGCACAGATTTTCAACGCGGACATCACAGACGATGTTTTTATAGAAGAAGAAGGAATTCAAAAGTACAACCTTGTAATTTGCGCCACGCACAATCACGAACTGAACATGGTTGTTTCCGCTTACCTTGAATCTCTAGGCGTGGAAAAAACAATCGCGCTAGTTGCCCAGTCCCAGTTTGGAAACATAGCCAGAAAACTTGGAGTCGATGTTGCAATTCCTATGCGGGACACTTTGGTTGACTCAATTATAAGCCATCTGCACGGAAAATCAGTAACGGGAATTCATACAGTTTCAAACGGTGCATTTGAAATCGTGGAATGCGATTTGCCTTCATCAAGCAAGTTTATCGGCAAGCAGCTAAAAGACATCGCAAGTCCCGGCGAATATCTGATTCTCCTTGTAAAGAAAATTGGAAGTGAAAAATTTGAACTTCCGCAGGGAAACACAACATTTTCCGTGGGAGACCATCTGGTTATAATAGAAAAAACTGGAGATAAAAAGATTCTGGAAAAATTCAGCAAATAG
- a CDS encoding TrkH family potassium uptake protein has product MAFTLCIIIFFIISIIGLSFSIPIATAIFCHEYFVIPSFLIPMIASLILGAMTLFFFRNKKSRLTIRSSFAAVALAWISASLFGAIPLYFSGAIPNFTDAFFESVSGFTTTGATTLSEIEKLPRSINLWRCLSHWLGGMGIVALTVALMPVLGVGGFQLIKAETTGPEKGKFTPKITTTAKILWFIYLGMTLIQTALLKIAGMDFIDALCHAFSTLGTGGFSTRNASIGAYNSAAIEWICFVFMFLAGINFSLYYYFFTRNFSEIKCNSELKAYIWINIISIAAIAVAQASSYGGFFKSLRFSAFQTATILTTTGFSTADYTKWKSASQIVILMLLFIGGMSGSTAGGVKVIRWVVLYKQFKNEILKMIHPHGVFSIRLNQQTGRKDVVFSVSAFFFLYFSFVILTAFFTSFFGLDMQTSFTGALTMIGNCGPAFGALGPSNNCGWLAAPVKWWYSFAMIAGRLELFTLFIFLTPAYWKK; this is encoded by the coding sequence ATGGCATTTACACTTTGCATAATAATTTTTTTTATAATTTCAATAATCGGACTTTCATTCTCAATTCCAATCGCCACGGCAATTTTCTGCCATGAATATTTTGTAATTCCATCTTTTTTAATTCCGATGATTGCAAGCTTGATTCTAGGCGCAATGACACTGTTTTTTTTCCGCAACAAAAAATCAAGGCTTACAATAAGATCAAGTTTTGCAGCCGTCGCGCTCGCCTGGATTTCTGCAAGTTTATTCGGAGCGATTCCACTTTATTTTAGCGGAGCAATTCCAAATTTCACCGATGCATTTTTTGAAAGTGTAAGCGGATTTACAACAACAGGCGCAACGACTCTTTCCGAAATTGAAAAACTTCCGCGCAGCATAAATTTATGGAGATGCCTTTCACACTGGCTTGGCGGAATGGGAATTGTGGCACTTACGGTTGCGCTCATGCCAGTTCTTGGAGTCGGCGGATTTCAGCTTATAAAGGCGGAAACTACAGGTCCGGAAAAAGGAAAGTTCACGCCCAAAATAACAACCACCGCAAAAATTCTTTGGTTCATTTATCTTGGAATGACGCTCATTCAGACCGCTCTTTTAAAAATTGCGGGAATGGATTTTATAGACGCGCTTTGCCACGCATTTTCAACTTTGGGAACAGGCGGATTTTCTACAAGAAACGCAAGCATCGGCGCATACAATTCCGCCGCAATCGAATGGATTTGCTTTGTGTTTATGTTTTTAGCCGGAATAAATTTTTCGCTTTACTATTATTTTTTCACACGTAATTTCAGCGAAATAAAATGCAACTCGGAACTGAAAGCATATATCTGGATAAATATTATTTCAATCGCCGCAATCGCAGTTGCTCAGGCTTCTTCTTACGGCGGATTTTTTAAGTCGCTCAGATTTTCAGCATTTCAAACAGCAACCATTTTGACCACAACAGGTTTTTCCACAGCCGACTACACAAAATGGAAAAGCGCAAGTCAAATTGTAATTTTGATGCTTTTGTTCATAGGCGGAATGTCCGGCTCAACTGCCGGCGGAGTAAAAGTCATAAGATGGGTCGTGCTTTACAAGCAGTTCAAAAATGAAATACTAAAAATGATTCATCCGCACGGAGTTTTTTCAATCAGACTGAATCAGCAGACAGGAAGAAAAGATGTCGTTTTTTCAGTCTCGGCTTTTTTCTTTTTGTATTTTTCATTTGTGATTTTGACCGCATTTTTCACGTCATTTTTCGGACTTGATATGCAGACTTCCTTTACCGGAGCTTTAACAATGATCGGAAACTGCGGACCTGCATTCGGAGCGTTGGGACCAAGCAACAACTGTGGTTGGCTCGCTGCCCCTGTAAAATGGTGGTATAGTTTTGCAATGATTGCCGGTCGTCTGGAACTTTTTACACTCTTTATTTTCCTTACGCCAGCCTACTGGAAAAAATAA
- a CDS encoding undecaprenyl-diphosphate phosphatase has translation MSIFQGIVLGVLQGIAEFLPISSSGHLIVAQNLFGLEEVPLLFDVFLHVATLLAVVLYFRKKIWELICSFARIFVPIKNPSAAQIEKKSEDTKYIVAIILATFVTGVLGIFSSKVISEISVKLVCAGFIVTALLLIFSSLIEKKHSAYSETSLKSPSWKQSLVIGLAQGIGTLPGISRSGSTIAGSLFCGVKRDVAGEFSFIVSIPAILGAFILELKDLGEVSSSIGAEPVIAGCAAAFASGYIALSWLMRLIKKGRLEWFACYLIPVGILGMIFLH, from the coding sequence TTGTCAATTTTTCAAGGAATTGTTTTGGGTGTTCTTCAGGGCATTGCCGAGTTTCTGCCGATTTCTTCTTCTGGACATTTGATTGTCGCGCAGAATTTATTTGGACTTGAAGAAGTGCCGCTTTTGTTTGATGTGTTTCTTCATGTTGCAACATTGCTTGCTGTTGTTTTGTATTTTAGAAAAAAAATATGGGAGCTGATTTGCAGTTTTGCAAGAATTTTTGTTCCTATAAAAAATCCTTCCGCCGCCCAGATTGAAAAAAAATCCGAAGACACAAAATACATTGTTGCCATTATTCTTGCTACTTTTGTTACCGGAGTTCTTGGAATTTTTTCTTCAAAAGTTATTTCTGAGATTTCTGTAAAACTTGTTTGCGCTGGATTTATTGTTACAGCCTTGCTTTTGATTTTTTCTTCACTTATTGAAAAAAAACATTCGGCTTATTCTGAAACTTCTTTGAAATCTCCGTCCTGGAAACAGTCCTTGGTGATTGGGCTCGCGCAGGGAATTGGAACTTTGCCTGGAATTTCAAGAAGCGGCTCAACAATTGCGGGTTCTCTTTTTTGCGGAGTTAAGCGGGACGTTGCCGGTGAGTTCTCATTTATTGTTTCTATTCCGGCTATTTTGGGCGCGTTTATTCTTGAGCTGAAAGACTTGGGTGAAGTTTCATCTTCGATTGGAGCAGAACCTGTTATTGCAGGTTGCGCGGCGGCTTTTGCAAGCGGATACATTGCTCTTTCTTGGCTTATGCGGCTCATAAAAAAAGGCAGGCTTGAATGGTTTGCCTGCTACTTGATTCCTGTTGGAATTTTAGGAATGATTTTCCTTCATTGA